The Nocardia terpenica genome has a segment encoding these proteins:
- a CDS encoding MFS transporter: MFEESARPRVVREYRRAGWLAVGAVCVGAFMGQLDASVVTLTFPAVQGEFGAPLAGVQWVSLGYLLTLVGLVVAAGRVADAVGRKFMYLQGFVVFTVASAACALAPGLGWLIGFRVVQAVGAAMLQANSVALVVTSVPGRRMRAALGVQAGAQALGLALGPAVGGLLVGSVGWRWVYGVNVPVGCLALLAGRYLLPRTRQRTALREFDWRGLVLLVTCTSTLLLAISVVSGLPVPGWVAGVLVAVSISAAVAMVWWARRAREPLVDPALLHPAAVSAGLVGAFAAYLVLFGPLALFPQLHSTTAAGAGLMLTALPAGFALAAVAGGRILPYDWGNRRRQLLGIAAAVAALAALTMRPTDAGWVFGWLGVLGLGLGLYIPGNNSTIMAAVPAGRSGTAGGLVNMSRGLGTAGGVAVVTLALHLGGTHTASAAPRFALAGLLAAGMLAAATSYPRH; encoded by the coding sequence ATGTTCGAGGAGTCGGCTCGTCCTCGGGTGGTGCGGGAGTACCGGCGGGCGGGGTGGCTGGCGGTGGGGGCGGTGTGTGTCGGGGCGTTCATGGGGCAGCTCGATGCGAGCGTGGTGACGTTGACGTTTCCGGCGGTGCAGGGGGAGTTCGGGGCGCCGCTGGCGGGGGTGCAGTGGGTGTCGCTGGGGTATTTGCTGACGCTGGTGGGGCTGGTTGTGGCGGCGGGGCGGGTGGCGGATGCGGTGGGGCGGAAGTTCATGTATTTGCAGGGGTTTGTGGTGTTCACGGTGGCGTCGGCGGCGTGTGCGCTGGCGCCGGGGCTGGGGTGGCTGATCGGGTTTCGGGTGGTGCAGGCGGTGGGGGCGGCCATGTTGCAGGCCAATAGCGTTGCGCTGGTGGTGACCAGCGTGCCGGGGCGGCGGATGCGGGCGGCGCTGGGGGTGCAGGCCGGGGCGCAGGCGCTGGGGCTGGCACTGGGACCGGCGGTGGGGGGTCTGCTGGTCGGGTCGGTGGGGTGGCGGTGGGTGTACGGGGTCAATGTGCCGGTGGGATGTCTCGCGCTGCTCGCGGGCCGATATCTGTTGCCGCGCACCAGGCAACGGACCGCGCTGCGCGAATTCGATTGGCGCGGACTGGTTCTGCTCGTCACCTGCACCAGTACGCTGCTGCTGGCGATCTCGGTGGTATCGGGTCTGCCCGTGCCGGGGTGGGTGGCCGGAGTGCTTGTCGCGGTGTCGATTTCGGCGGCGGTCGCCATGGTGTGGTGGGCGCGGCGCGCCCGCGAACCACTGGTGGATCCGGCCCTGCTGCACCCGGCCGCCGTATCGGCCGGACTGGTGGGGGCATTCGCCGCCTACCTCGTGCTGTTCGGGCCGTTGGCCCTGTTCCCCCAACTACATTCGACGACCGCCGCCGGGGCCGGGCTGATGCTCACCGCCCTCCCGGCCGGATTCGCGCTCGCGGCCGTGGCGGGTGGGCGGATTCTCCCGTACGACTGGGGGAATCGGCGTCGCCAACTGCTGGGTATCGCGGCCGCCGTCGCCGCCCTGGCCGCGCTGACGATGCGACCGACCGACGCCGGATGGGTGTTCGGATGGCTCGGCGTGCTGGGTCTCGGTCTGGGCCTGTACATCCCGGGAAACAACTCCACCATCATGGCCGCCGTCCCCGCGGGCCGGTCGGGCACCGCGGGCGGGCTGGTCAATATGAGCCGAGGGCTGGGCACCGCGGGCGGCGTCGCGGTCGTCACCCTCGCCCTGCACCTCGGCGGCACACACACCGCTTCGGCCGCACCGAGATTCGCGCTGGCGGGATTGCTGGCCGCCGGTATGCTCGCGGCGGCGACCAGCTACCCGCGCCATTGA
- a CDS encoding ABC transporter permease: protein MLAFLTRRILGGLVILLIICAVTFMLFYIAPGSNVARLACGKTCSPELVAAVAHQMGVDKPVWQQFLVYLGGIFAGRTIGDNYCGAPCLGYSFHNHRPVLDTIVDRLPVTLSLTIGAVVIFLAVGVGSGMLAALRKGKLSDKAAMGFAVVGGAQQIFVLGPFLLFLFVYSTHIMDVPHYTSFLSNPLRWAIGLLLPWVCLAIITAAYYARLTRSSMVEVLSEDYIRTVRAKGMGQATIYVKHAFRGAMSPIATLLGLDIAVLLGGAIITETVFNLPGVGQLAATSVKDSDLPVMMAVVLLAAAAVVVANIVVDVVYAFIDPRVRLR from the coding sequence ATGTTGGCCTTCCTCACCCGCCGGATCCTCGGCGGCCTCGTGATCCTGCTGATCATCTGCGCGGTCACGTTCATGCTGTTCTATATCGCCCCGGGCAGTAATGTCGCCCGGCTGGCGTGCGGGAAGACCTGCTCGCCGGAACTCGTCGCCGCCGTCGCGCATCAGATGGGGGTCGACAAACCGGTGTGGCAGCAGTTCCTCGTGTATCTCGGCGGCATCTTCGCGGGCCGCACCATCGGCGACAACTATTGCGGCGCACCGTGTCTGGGCTATTCGTTCCATAATCACCGGCCGGTGCTGGACACCATCGTGGACCGGCTGCCGGTCACGCTCTCGCTGACCATCGGCGCGGTGGTGATCTTCCTGGCCGTCGGCGTCGGCTCCGGCATGCTGGCCGCGCTGCGCAAGGGCAAGCTGTCCGACAAGGCCGCCATGGGTTTCGCGGTGGTGGGCGGGGCGCAGCAGATCTTCGTGCTGGGGCCGTTCCTGCTGTTCTTGTTCGTGTACTCGACGCACATCATGGACGTGCCGCACTACACCTCGTTCCTGAGCAATCCGCTGCGGTGGGCGATCGGGCTGCTGCTGCCGTGGGTCTGCCTGGCCATCATCACCGCCGCCTATTACGCGCGGCTCACCCGCTCCTCCATGGTGGAGGTGCTCAGCGAGGACTACATCCGCACCGTGCGCGCAAAAGGCATGGGGCAGGCCACCATTTACGTCAAGCATGCCTTCCGCGGCGCCATGAGCCCGATCGCCACCCTGCTCGGGCTGGATATCGCGGTGCTGCTGGGCGGTGCGATCATCACCGAGACGGTGTTCAATCTGCCCGGCGTCGGTCAGCTGGCGGCGACCTCGGTGAAGGACTCCGACCTGCCGGTCATGATGGCCGTCGTCCTGCTGGCCGCGGCCGCCGTGGTGGTGGCCAATATCGTCGTGGACGTCGTCTACGCGTTCATCGATCCGCGAGTGAGGCTGCGATGA
- a CDS encoding DinB family protein, with protein MSSPESIVHDPLRIQFETFIDQHREILRHCLDGLTEEQARRALVPSRTTLLGLVKHATFVEQVWFDEAVTGRSRHEIGIPAASEDSFLLTAEDSIDTVRKAHREACEASRRATADLGLDDLLPGNRRGPLPLRWVYLHVLRELAQHCGHADILREQILAPGATSS; from the coding sequence ATGTCGTCGCCTGAGTCGATCGTGCACGACCCGTTGCGGATTCAGTTCGAGACGTTCATCGATCAGCACCGCGAGATCCTGCGGCACTGCCTCGACGGCCTCACCGAGGAGCAGGCCCGCCGCGCGCTGGTCCCGTCGCGCACGACCCTGCTCGGACTCGTCAAGCACGCCACCTTCGTGGAGCAGGTCTGGTTCGACGAGGCGGTCACCGGCCGCTCCCGCCACGAGATCGGAATCCCTGCGGCATCGGAGGATTCGTTCCTGCTCACCGCCGAAGACTCGATCGACACCGTCCGCAAGGCACACCGCGAGGCATGCGAGGCATCCCGGCGCGCCACAGCCGATCTGGGACTCGACGACCTGCTGCCCGGCAACCGCCGCGGCCCGCTCCCGCTGCGCTGGGTCTACCTGCACGTGCTGCGGGAACTGGCCCAGCACTGCGGCCACGCGGACATCCTGCGCGAGCAGATCCTCGCGCCCGGCGCTACTTCGTCGTAG
- a CDS encoding RNA polymerase sigma-70 factor — protein MSQPDQTATDAFMAHRNLLFTVAYELLGSAADAEDVLQETWLRWVRVDLDTVHDRRAYLVRITTRQALSRLRILGRRKESYVGPWLPEPLLTAPDVAEDVELADSVSMAMLLVLETLTPVERAVFVLREVFDLGYDEIAEAVDKSPAAVRQIAHRARGHVAARRPREVVSAADTRGALDAFRRAIETGELQDLFDLLAPDVVLLGDGGGIKQAVPRPITGADRVARLLAIGLPKLRGLALVEPVQINGYPALLFRVDGEIEQVVTVRMDDGLVTELYVVRNPEKLSRLERETALRR, from the coding sequence ATGAGCCAGCCCGACCAGACCGCCACCGACGCGTTCATGGCCCACCGCAACCTGCTGTTCACCGTCGCCTACGAGCTGCTCGGCTCGGCCGCCGACGCGGAGGACGTGCTGCAGGAGACCTGGCTGCGGTGGGTCCGCGTCGATCTGGACACCGTGCACGACCGGCGGGCGTATCTGGTCCGGATCACCACCCGCCAGGCGCTGAGCCGGTTGCGAATCCTCGGCCGCCGCAAGGAGTCCTACGTCGGACCCTGGTTGCCCGAACCGTTGCTCACCGCGCCCGACGTGGCCGAGGACGTCGAGCTGGCCGACAGCGTCTCGATGGCGATGCTGCTGGTGCTGGAGACGCTCACCCCCGTCGAGCGGGCCGTGTTCGTCCTGCGCGAGGTGTTCGATCTCGGCTACGACGAGATCGCCGAGGCCGTCGACAAGAGCCCGGCCGCGGTCCGCCAGATCGCCCACCGCGCACGCGGGCACGTCGCCGCGCGGCGGCCCCGCGAGGTCGTGTCCGCCGCCGACACCCGCGGCGCGCTCGACGCGTTCCGCCGGGCCATCGAAACCGGTGAGCTCCAGGACCTTTTCGATCTGCTCGCGCCCGACGTGGTGCTGCTGGGCGACGGCGGCGGAATCAAACAGGCGGTGCCGCGGCCCATTACGGGCGCCGACCGGGTCGCCCGCCTGCTCGCCATCGGCCTGCCCAAGCTGCGCGGCCTGGCCCTCGTCGAGCCGGTGCAGATCAACGGCTACCCGGCGCTGCTGTTCCGCGTCGACGGCGAGATCGAGCAGGTCGTGACGGTCCGCATGGACGACGGCCTGGTCACCGAGCTCTACGTGGTCCGCAATCCCGAGAAACTGTCGCGCCTGGAGCGAGAGACCGCGCTGCGCCGCTGA
- a CDS encoding ABC transporter ATP-binding protein has protein sequence MIEQTLPQPTSRSVGEEPLLRASGLRMHFPIRTGFLFKRRTGEVRAVDGIDVSVAAGQTFGLVGESGCGKSTTGRMLARLLEPTAGTIIYDGRDITHQSRRELAAVRSEIQMIFQDPYSSLNPRQTVGAIIAGPMEINGINPSGGRRARVRELLETVGLNPEHYNRYPHEFSGGQRQRIGIARALALEPKLIVADEPVSALDVSIQAQVVNLLQRLQRELGIAFVFIAHDLAVVRHFSERIAVMYLGKIVEIADRADLYDRPQHPYTQALLSSVPEADPDSAKQRERIRLTGDVPSPINPPSGCRFRTRCWKARNICAEQEPPLIQLAGSTEGHHAACHFPEPRHVVA, from the coding sequence ATGATCGAACAGACTCTGCCCCAACCGACCTCACGGTCGGTCGGCGAGGAACCGCTGCTGCGGGCGAGCGGGTTGCGGATGCATTTCCCGATTCGCACCGGGTTTCTGTTCAAGCGCCGGACCGGGGAGGTGCGGGCGGTGGACGGGATCGATGTGAGTGTGGCCGCGGGGCAGACGTTCGGGCTGGTGGGTGAGTCCGGGTGCGGGAAGTCGACCACCGGGCGGATGTTGGCGCGGCTGCTGGAGCCGACCGCGGGGACGATCATCTACGACGGTCGCGATATCACCCATCAGAGCCGGCGCGAGCTGGCGGCCGTGCGGTCCGAGATTCAGATGATCTTCCAGGATCCGTACTCCTCGCTGAATCCGCGGCAGACGGTGGGCGCGATCATCGCCGGGCCGATGGAGATCAACGGCATCAATCCGTCCGGGGGGCGGCGCGCCCGGGTGCGGGAGCTGCTGGAGACCGTCGGGCTGAATCCCGAGCACTACAACCGTTATCCGCACGAGTTCTCCGGCGGGCAGCGGCAGCGCATCGGCATCGCGCGCGCCCTGGCGCTGGAGCCCAAGCTGATCGTGGCCGACGAGCCGGTGTCCGCGCTGGACGTGTCAATTCAGGCGCAGGTGGTCAACCTGCTGCAAAGGTTGCAGCGCGAGCTGGGTATCGCGTTCGTGTTCATCGCGCACGACCTGGCCGTGGTGCGGCACTTCAGCGAGCGCATCGCGGTCATGTACCTGGGCAAGATCGTCGAAATCGCCGACCGCGCGGACCTTTACGATCGCCCGCAGCACCCGTACACCCAGGCGCTGCTGTCCTCGGTGCCCGAAGCCGACCCGGACAGCGCCAAGCAGCGGGAGCGGATCCGCCTCACCGGCGACGTCCCCTCCCCCATCAACCCGCCATCCGGCTGCCGCTTCCGCACCCGCTGCTGGAAGGCACGCAACATCTGCGCCGAACAGGAGCCACCGCTGATCCAGCTGGCCGGATCGACCGAGGGCCACCACGCCGCCTGCCATTTCCCGGAGCCGCGCCATGTCGTCGCCTGA
- a CDS encoding response regulator transcription factor has product MDQRHRHHPALTNREIQVLALVVSGETYRNIARSLEISTHTVDTYIRRLRGKLGAANRTQLVVMALRRKELPFDIDRAPSDSTFPRPRTISARPGRI; this is encoded by the coding sequence ATGGACCAGCGACATCGCCACCATCCAGCGCTGACCAACCGGGAGATCCAGGTGCTCGCCCTCGTGGTGTCGGGCGAGACCTATCGGAATATCGCCCGGAGCCTGGAGATAAGCACGCATACGGTGGACACCTATATTCGCCGCCTGCGCGGCAAGCTGGGCGCCGCGAATCGCACACAACTCGTCGTCATGGCGCTACGCCGCAAGGAATTGCCCTTCGACATCGACCGCGCCCCATCGGATTCAACCTTTCCGAGACCCCGAACAATTTCCGCCCGCCCCGGCCGAATTTAA
- a CDS encoding helix-turn-helix domain-containing protein yields MVAAAGIERVRAWQPLVPGIVEVFHARFVEHVYPMHAHDNWTLLIVDDGAVRYDLDRHEHGVLGSVVALLPPHVPHNGQSATTDGFRKRVLYLDPAHFAAAIGPAVDAPAFADPLLHHRIRQLHATLAHPGDEFEAAGRLALVLDRVRDRMRGTDPPPRRPDPGLAHRLRELLDSRIAEGISLDEAAAALHADPTHLIRAFGREFGMPPHRYLISRRVDLARPLLLDGMAPRDVAATTGFHDQPHLTRHFKRILGTTPGRYARSARRGHAPPGLAPGGPLGFNASK; encoded by the coding sequence ATGGTTGCCGCGGCGGGGATCGAACGGGTCCGGGCCTGGCAGCCGCTCGTGCCGGGGATCGTCGAGGTCTTTCACGCCCGATTCGTCGAGCACGTGTATCCGATGCACGCGCACGACAATTGGACGCTGCTGATCGTCGACGACGGGGCCGTCCGCTACGACCTGGACCGGCACGAACACGGGGTGCTCGGGTCGGTGGTCGCCCTGCTGCCGCCGCACGTCCCGCACAACGGCCAGTCCGCGACCACCGACGGATTCCGCAAGCGCGTGCTCTACCTGGACCCCGCGCACTTCGCCGCGGCGATCGGGCCCGCCGTCGACGCACCCGCCTTCGCCGATCCGCTGCTGCACCACCGCATTCGCCAGTTGCACGCCACCCTCGCCCACCCCGGCGACGAATTCGAGGCGGCCGGACGCCTCGCGCTCGTCCTCGACCGCGTCCGGGACCGGATGCGCGGCACCGACCCGCCGCCCCGGCGGCCCGATCCGGGACTGGCGCACCGCCTGCGGGAGCTGCTCGATTCCCGGATCGCGGAAGGTATTTCGCTGGACGAGGCCGCCGCCGCGCTGCACGCCGACCCCACCCACCTCATCCGCGCCTTCGGCCGCGAATTCGGCATGCCACCGCACCGGTACCTGATCTCGCGCCGCGTCGACCTCGCCCGCCCCCTGCTGCTGGACGGCATGGCACCCCGAGATGTGGCCGCCACCACCGGTTTTCACGACCAGCCGCATCTGACGCGGCATTTCAAGCGCATTCTGGGCACCACGCCCGGCCGGTACGCACGCAGCGCGCGACGCGGACACGCGCCGCCGGGGCTTGCGCCCGGCGGTCCGCTCGGATTCAATGCAAGTAAGTAG
- a CDS encoding ABC transporter permease has protein sequence MAALLTDEHAPDAESVGKQASKGPLGRSPGQLAWLRFKRDRVGVVSAVVVLFFFLVGFGAPLIALLHGRDPYTPYATTGNGLLTDTGFPIKPNGGIDGNFWFGIEPHTGRDVFMVLVYGIRTSLLISLAVVLLTTIIGTILGVTAGYVGGRTDYVISRITDTLLSIPSTLFMLAFMPVAWASYQATGQEVPVWVRAVSIIGMLTLFGWTRNARLLRGQVFSLREREFVEAAKVTGAGPGRIIFRELLPNLWTPILVLATLDLPTYVTAEAALSFLGVGITDPTPDWGVMVQNGSGLISSDITYLVFPGIGMIIFVLAFNLLGDSVRDALDPKGSR, from the coding sequence GTGGCCGCCTTGCTCACGGACGAGCATGCACCGGATGCCGAATCGGTTGGCAAACAGGCGAGTAAAGGCCCGCTCGGCCGTTCTCCCGGACAGCTGGCCTGGTTGCGTTTCAAGCGCGACCGGGTCGGCGTGGTGTCCGCCGTCGTCGTGTTGTTCTTCTTTCTCGTCGGTTTCGGGGCGCCGCTGATCGCCCTGCTCCACGGCCGCGATCCCTACACCCCCTACGCCACAACCGGCAATGGATTGCTCACCGACACCGGCTTTCCCATCAAGCCCAACGGCGGCATCGACGGCAATTTCTGGTTCGGCATCGAACCGCATACCGGCCGAGACGTATTCATGGTGCTGGTGTACGGGATTCGCACCTCCCTGCTGATCTCGCTGGCGGTCGTGCTGCTCACCACGATCATCGGCACGATTCTCGGGGTCACCGCCGGATATGTGGGCGGCCGCACCGACTATGTCATCAGCCGGATCACCGATACCCTGCTGTCGATCCCGTCCACGCTGTTCATGCTCGCGTTCATGCCGGTCGCGTGGGCGAGTTATCAGGCCACGGGCCAGGAGGTTCCGGTCTGGGTGCGGGCGGTCAGCATTATCGGGATGCTGACCCTGTTCGGCTGGACCCGCAATGCCCGCCTGCTGCGCGGGCAGGTGTTCTCGTTGCGGGAGCGGGAATTCGTCGAGGCGGCGAAGGTGACCGGAGCGGGCCCCGGGCGGATCATCTTCCGGGAACTGCTGCCGAATCTGTGGACCCCCATCCTGGTGCTGGCGACGCTGGACCTGCCCACCTACGTGACGGCGGAGGCGGCGCTGTCGTTCCTCGGCGTCGGCATCACCGATCCGACACCCGACTGGGGGGTCATGGTCCAGAACGGATCCGGCCTGATCTCCTCGGACATCACCTATCTGGTCTTCCCCGGCATCGGGATGATCATCTTCGTGCTCGCCTTCAACTTGCTCGGGGACTCGGTGCGCGACGCACTGGACCCGAAGGGGAGCCGGTAA
- a CDS encoding DUF2000 domain-containing protein, whose translation MENVRFDTKIAVLLRADLAPWQRLNVTAFLVSGLGTTHPEVIGAPYEDADATRYRPMFRQPVLIFEADKELLTTAHTRALTRELSTAIFTSDLFTTGNDHDNRAAVRAVPTTALDLVGLAVYGPRNAVDKIMKGARMHP comes from the coding sequence ATGGAGAACGTGCGATTCGACACCAAGATCGCGGTCCTGCTCCGCGCGGACCTGGCGCCATGGCAACGGCTGAACGTGACGGCTTTCCTGGTCAGCGGCCTGGGCACCACCCACCCCGAGGTGATCGGCGCCCCCTACGAGGACGCCGACGCCACCCGCTACCGCCCCATGTTCCGCCAGCCCGTCCTGATCTTCGAAGCCGACAAGGAACTCCTCACCACCGCCCACACCCGAGCCCTGACCCGCGAATTGTCCACGGCCATCTTCACCTCCGACCTGTTCACCACCGGCAACGACCACGACAACCGCGCCGCCGTCCGAGCCGTCCCCACCACCGCCCTCGACCTGGTCGGCCTCGCCGTCTACGGCCCCCGCAATGCGGTGGACAAGATCATGAAGGGGGCTCGGATGCATCCGTGA
- a CDS encoding ABC transporter substrate-binding protein: MKRKYLAQAAALAAIAALAASGCSAGGTNVGGGNGPKAVVNKLTLDPDGKQSYGPAPEAPEARKGGTLNLTWRTDFPDYDPARVYTAPDDDAFRLMNRRLTVLKQNDDGTMVLVGDLATNTGVSSDGGKTWTYTLKDGLKYADGTPIRSQDIKYAVERTFDTRFATGPQWIQSWLAGKDDFHSVYPGPYGGQELGPDKIETPNDKTIIFHTPQPQSDFPFAASMTQTVPVRRDRDAKPDDLNVNGLGDMATGPYLIGSHDVDKTLTLVKNPNWDPKTDPVRHQYLDQIHFQFGVQPKQETDQLRADTDPTSAAFYDQIDTDQIQAIMQDPNLKKRTVDQETTGVVAYNINTSRVTDVNVRKAIATAFPKQDIITTQGGPFYGNVANTFGPRSSVGYSPQPNAYGVGDNGDPQKARQILTDAGKLGYVVNIAWESTPAADREGAPMKRALEEAGFKVNLNPLPDKGYFDAIRHLGNPYDLIWYQWSPDWPTNRTVYSALFYGGAVSEGGNNVAQLREKQVDDEINRIQGIQDITEQGKQYMPLDQMIQKDYAAAIPLVYTRKQMMFGSKVGGVRMDVLSSTVDLFTVYLKK, encoded by the coding sequence ATGAAGCGAAAGTACTTGGCGCAGGCCGCCGCCCTGGCCGCGATCGCGGCGCTGGCGGCGAGCGGCTGCTCGGCGGGCGGCACCAATGTCGGCGGCGGCAATGGGCCGAAGGCCGTGGTCAACAAGCTCACCCTGGACCCGGACGGTAAGCAGTCCTACGGTCCGGCCCCGGAGGCGCCCGAGGCCCGCAAGGGCGGCACGCTGAATCTGACGTGGCGCACGGACTTTCCGGACTACGACCCGGCCCGGGTGTACACCGCCCCGGACGACGACGCGTTCCGGCTCATGAACCGACGCCTCACGGTGCTGAAGCAGAACGACGACGGCACGATGGTGCTGGTCGGCGACCTGGCCACCAACACCGGTGTCTCCTCCGACGGCGGTAAGACCTGGACGTACACGCTCAAGGACGGCCTGAAGTACGCCGACGGCACGCCGATCAGGTCCCAGGACATCAAGTACGCGGTCGAGCGCACCTTCGACACCCGGTTCGCCACCGGACCGCAGTGGATCCAGAGCTGGCTGGCCGGGAAGGACGACTTCCACTCGGTCTATCCCGGTCCGTACGGCGGCCAGGAACTCGGGCCCGACAAGATCGAGACGCCCAACGACAAGACGATCATCTTCCATACGCCGCAACCACAGTCGGACTTCCCCTTCGCCGCCTCGATGACCCAGACCGTCCCGGTGCGCCGGGACCGCGACGCCAAGCCGGACGACCTGAACGTCAATGGGCTGGGCGACATGGCAACCGGCCCGTACCTGATCGGCTCGCACGATGTCGACAAGACGCTCACGCTGGTGAAGAACCCGAACTGGGATCCCAAGACCGACCCGGTCCGGCACCAGTACCTGGACCAGATCCACTTCCAGTTCGGCGTCCAGCCCAAACAGGAGACCGACCAGCTGCGGGCGGATACCGATCCGACCTCCGCCGCCTTCTACGATCAGATCGACACCGATCAGATTCAGGCGATCATGCAGGATCCGAACCTGAAGAAGCGCACCGTCGATCAGGAGACCACCGGGGTGGTGGCCTACAACATCAACACCTCCCGGGTCACCGACGTGAACGTCCGCAAGGCCATCGCGACCGCGTTCCCGAAGCAGGACATCATCACCACCCAGGGCGGCCCGTTCTACGGCAATGTCGCCAACACGTTCGGCCCGCGCAGCTCGGTGGGCTACTCGCCGCAGCCCAACGCCTACGGCGTCGGCGACAACGGCGACCCGCAGAAGGCGAGGCAGATCCTCACCGACGCAGGCAAACTCGGCTACGTGGTCAATATCGCCTGGGAGTCCACCCCCGCCGCCGACCGCGAGGGCGCCCCGATGAAGCGCGCGCTGGAGGAAGCCGGTTTCAAGGTCAATCTGAATCCCCTGCCGGACAAGGGTTATTTCGACGCCATCCGGCATCTGGGCAACCCGTACGACCTGATCTGGTACCAGTGGAGCCCCGACTGGCCGACCAACCGCACCGTCTACAGCGCCCTGTTCTACGGCGGCGCGGTCTCCGAGGGCGGTAACAATGTGGCCCAGCTCAGGGAGAAGCAGGTCGACGACGAGATCAACCGCATTCAGGGCATTCAGGACATCACCGAGCAGGGCAAGCAGTACATGCCGCTGGATCAGATGATCCAGAAGGACTACGCCGCGGCAATCCCGTTGGTGTACACCCGCAAACAGATGATGTTCGGCTCGAAGGTCGGCGGGGTGCGGATGGACGTGCTCAGCTCGACCGTCGATCTGTTCACGGTCTATCTGAAGAAATAG
- a CDS encoding ABC transporter ATP-binding protein, with protein sequence MTTQIEPDLERHMADRGAILSMRDLTVHFRTEDGVVKAVDGLSFDLARGKTLGIVGESGSGKSVATMAILGLHNRARATIGGQILFEGTDLAGADERALRQFRGKRISMIFQDPLTALSPYYTVGDQIMETYRRHTGADRKRARARAVEMLTKVGIPQPERRVDDYPHQFSGGMRQRAMIAIALCCDPDLLIADEPTTALDVTVQAQILDLLRELQSEFDTAIILITHDMGVVAQMADDVLVMYAGRCVERGTVREVLKQPRHPYSWGLLSSIPHLGGDVDIPLTPVRGTPPSLIDVPSGCPFHPRCDYVARVGGTRCTTERPLLDPATGHGSACHLPTEDAHHIFVDEIQPALGTEKAS encoded by the coding sequence ATGACCACACAGATCGAACCAGACCTGGAGCGCCACATGGCCGATCGCGGCGCCATCCTCTCCATGCGGGATCTGACGGTGCATTTCCGCACCGAGGACGGCGTGGTCAAGGCGGTGGACGGGCTGTCGTTCGACCTGGCCCGGGGCAAGACGCTGGGCATCGTGGGCGAGTCCGGATCGGGCAAGAGCGTCGCGACCATGGCGATCCTCGGCCTGCACAACCGCGCGAGGGCGACCATCGGCGGGCAGATCCTGTTCGAGGGAACCGATCTGGCCGGGGCCGACGAGCGGGCCCTGCGGCAGTTCCGGGGCAAGCGGATCTCCATGATCTTCCAGGACCCGCTCACCGCGCTGTCGCCCTACTACACGGTCGGCGACCAGATCATGGAGACCTACCGCCGCCACACCGGCGCGGACCGCAAACGCGCGCGGGCGCGGGCCGTCGAGATGCTCACCAAGGTCGGTATCCCGCAACCGGAACGGCGGGTGGACGACTATCCGCACCAGTTCTCCGGCGGCATGCGACAGCGGGCGATGATCGCCATCGCGCTGTGCTGCGACCCCGACCTGCTCATCGCGGACGAGCCGACCACCGCGCTGGACGTGACCGTGCAGGCCCAGATCCTGGACCTGCTGCGCGAGCTACAGTCCGAATTCGACACCGCGATCATCCTCATCACCCACGATATGGGCGTGGTCGCGCAGATGGCCGACGACGTCCTGGTCATGTACGCGGGCCGCTGCGTGGAGCGCGGCACCGTGCGCGAGGTCCTCAAACAGCCACGCCACCCGTACAGTTGGGGCCTGCTGTCGTCGATCCCGCACCTCGGCGGCGATGTGGACATCCCGCTCACACCGGTCCGCGGCACACCACCGAGCCTGATCGACGTGCCCTCCGGCTGCCCGTTCCACCCCCGCTGCGATTACGTGGCCCGCGTAGGCGGCACCCGCTGCACCACCGAGCGCCCCCTCCTCGACCCGGCCACGGGCCACGGCTCGGCCTGCCACCTACCCACCGAGGACGCCCACCACATCTTCGTCGACGAGATCCAGCCCGCACTGGGCACGGAGAAGGCATCATGA